The DNA window GAAGTATTGGCCTCAGTTTCCCGAGGATATCCTTCTCTGCAGGGTAGCTTGACCACGTGTTACTGAGCTATTTGCCGCGAGTCTGAACTCGCACGACTAGCATGGCTAAATCGGACTCCGATAGCAATGACCTCCGGCAGGATCAACCGGAATGTTCCTGGCCCAGAGGGCCAGGGGGTGGCGGGATTTCGCTCTCAGAGAGAGCGGAATCACCAGTATTGCTTGGTCCGTTGTGGCATTCGACGACACCAAACGGGTGTCACCGAACTACCAAGGCTAACATCAGATTCCATCTGTACGGCGGACCGCAGGGGTGGAATCCTCATGTCTTTCGGACTTCAGTGTAGGACGGTGAAGGCCTTAAGGGCCTCGGTTCGTCCTCGGTTCCCGACCGAAGTCGGGAGGTGGCGAAGTCCGATTGCGGACGGGGTTGAACCGCCCGCGATCGCGGTGTGTCGTTCGCATTATTCCGAAATGCCTTGGACCACTTAAGGCCGTCGTCTCGGGTGCGGCCGTGAGTGCGAGTCGCACTCCGGTCGAGACCCGAGTCGGGACCGGACGTGGTGGGCGTTCGGAAGGTGGCCGCCCGGGGCGTCCCGGGCCGCCTCTGCGTATTTCTACGAATGCCCCGGGTACATAAAAGGTCGTTGATTCCGCACGGATTTCGAAAAATCATCCGAGAGAAGTGGGAACTTCTGACAAAGAGAGAGTATCTCGAAGTGAGTTGGATATCCGACCAATATACGGACGGTTCCGGAGACCTACCCATTTCTCGATACACGCGCACGCACGTAAACAAGAAAACAGATGTGGGGAACACCACCTCCGAGGGATAAAGAACCCACCGTCGGTCGGTACCAATTTATAACGGGGCGCTTTATAAGGCAGGAGGGAGGAATTCTGACCGAACTATGAGTGGGCCGGCAGACTCCATCGAAATTCAGAACGTGGTCGCATCGACGGGTATCGGGCAGGAGCTCGATCTCGAAGCGCTCGCGGACGACTTGCCCGGCGCGGACTTCAACCCGGACAACTTCCCCGGGTTGGTCTACCGAACGCAGGACCCGAAGGCAGCAGCGCTCATCTTCCGTTCGGGGAAGATAGTCTGCACGGGGGCAAAGAGCATCGACGACGTGCACGAAGCGCTCGGTATCATCTTCGACAAGCTTCGGGGACTCAGCATCCCCGTGGACGAAGCGCCCGAGATCACCGTCCAGAACATCGTCTCCAGCGCGGACTTGGGTCACAACCTCAACCTCAACGCGTTGGCGATCGGGCTCGGCCTCGAAGACGTCGAGTACGAACCCGAGCAGTTCCCGGGACTCGTCTACCGGATGGACGAACCGAAGGTCGTCATCCTTCTGTTCGGGTCCGGGAAGATAGTTATCACGGGCGGAAAGCGCACCGACGACGCCGAGACGGCGGTCGAAGAGATCGTAAAGCGCATCGACAATCTGGGACTTCTGGACTGAAACCCGGCGCGTTCGACCGCGAGTGCCCGGATCGAGACGACCCGTGCGGTCCGTCTCCGAGACCAGAACGGTGATGCCGCTTCCGGGAGTAGTGTGCGCTCATGACCGTTCGTGAGGACGTAGCGTTTCTCGTCGGCTCTGAGAGCAGGGTATCGATACTCCGCTCCCTCCGCGATGCACCGCAACGCCCCACGGAGTTAGCGGACTGCTGTTCCTGCGCGCGCGAGACTGCACAGCGGACCGTCTCGGCGTTCGTCGAGCGAGGGTGGGCCGAGAAGGTGGCCGACGACGGCGAGTACGCACTCACGCCTGCGGGGACGATGGTCGCAAACGGTTACGACGACTTCGAGTCCACGGTGGCCGTCGCCTGCGACCTCTCCGTCTTTCTCTCGCACGTCGGCGACGTGGCGGTCGATTTAGACCCCGACGTGCTACGAGGCCTGAACGCGACGACGGCGACGAAGGGCGACCCTCACGCCGCGGTGAACCGACTGCTGGAAGTGATGGGGACGGAACCTCCGGAGTCGTTCTACGGCATCACACCGATCGTCAGCGGCATCGTCAACGAGGGGGCCGAACAGATAATCGGGCCGGACTCGACGGTCGAGTTGATAATCGACGAGTCGGTTCTCGCAGTGTCGGCGTCGGAGTACCCCGAAGCCCTCGATGCGGCGTACGAACTGGACCAGTTCGAACTGTTCGTCTGCCCGGAGGAACTCGGCTTCGGACTGCTCATCGTCGACGGCCACGTTCTCTTCGGTGCGTACGACGAGATGGGGAACCTCGTCGCCTGCGTCGACGGGACGGACGAACGCTTCGTCTCCTGGGCCGAGGACGTCTACGCTCGTCACCGCGAGAAATCGCGGCGGGCCGCCGAAGCGACGCCCCCGTCCGACTCCGCCCCCGACGATGACGCGTGATCCGCGAACGGGGTGACCGCCCCGCTCACTAGTGATTGTTTCAATCACTACTGGACGGAAAAAAGTATAACCCTCGGTCGCCAATTAAGAGTTGCGGCGGTAACGCCCGAGTGTCGGAGTTCGACAGCGTGTACTCCGACGGTTGGTCCCTCCAACCTTCGGCCCCGAGGTGGGGAACTCGCGGCGGGCCGACGACGGGACGCGAAGGTGGGTGCCTCACGCCGTCTCCGCCGTTCGCTCGCATTTCTTCCGCCTCGAACTACGATTCGACCGAGTTCCGTTCGACGTTCTCGGTGAGGACGTCCTTTACGACGGACGGGTCCTCCAGCAGTTGGTGCTTCGTGTAACTCCCTTCTGCGCTCCCGCCGCTATGTTTCGACTGTTCGATGATGTCGAGGAAGGCGTGCTCCTTCAGGAGGTCCCTCACCCGGCGAAGCGACAGGCTATCGGAGCCCTGCCCCGCGCAGATGTTCTCGTACACCTCGTAGACGCGACTCGTCCGGAAGCCGTCTTTCCGTTCGTTCGACAGGGAGAGAATCGCCAACGCTTGTAGGACGTACCGCGAGTGCGGCGTGGACCCGCGGATGAGTTCGCGGAAGCGGTCGGTTTCGGCCCGTTGGCGCGCCTGCGTGACGAACTCCTCGCGGACGATGGACGCGCCCGTCGATTGAGCTATCTCGCCGGCGTACCGGAGGATGTCGATGGCTTTCCGGGCGTCCCCGTGTTCGCGGGCGGCGAGTGCGGCGGCCCGCGGGATGGTCGAGGCGTCGAGAACGTCGTCGCGGAAGGCGTCGCTCCGGGCCTCCATGATGTCGCGGAGTTGGTTCGCGTCGTACGGCGGGAAGACGAACTCCCGTTCGCAGAGGCTCGACTTCACCCGTTCGTCCATCCGGTCTTTGTACTGTATCTTGTTGCTGATGCCGATGACGCCGAGTTTACACTTGTCTATCTTTCCCGCCTCCCCGGCCCGGGACAGTTGCATCAGGATGTCGTCGTCGCTCAGTTTGTCTATCTCGTCGAGGATGATGAGGACCACGTCGTACCGCGCGTCGAGGATGCGCCAGAGGCGCTTGTAGTACGTCGAGGTGCTGAGTCCCTTGTCGGGCACCTTGATGCCCGTCACCTCTGGTTGGTTCACGCTGTCGGCGATGGTCTGGACGGCCTGCGTCTCGGTGGTGTCCTGCGCGCAGTCGACGTAGGCGAACGTCGCCTTCACGTCTTCTTCGCTGGCCGTCTCGACGAGGCGTTGGGAGACGTACTTCGCGCAGAGTGACTTTCCGGTCCCGGTCTTCCCGTAGATGAGGACGTTGCTCGGACTCTGTCCGAAGATGGCCGGATTGACCGCGGTGGCGAGGTCGGATATCTCGTCGTCGCGCCCGACGATGCGGCCCTCGCCCGGGAGGTGGTTGATTTCGAGGAGTTCCTTGTTGGCGAAGATGGGGTCCTCCCGGGTGAAGAGGTCGTCGCTGGCGTTCGGCATAGTACAGCACACCGGGTTTCCGGTGAAATGGCTTGTCATTTGGCTCTCGACACACACACCACATTTCCGGTGAACGGTCGATTCGGTGGGGGGCTCGTCCACTCGAAACGGGGGTTCGCGTTCACCGGAAACCCGGTGTGGGGGCGTCCGACCGACGCACCGAACCGATCCTCGGGCGGCGATAGTATCGGTTGCGAGACTCGGACGCGGACGAACCGAGCGGAGAAAACGGGAGCGAACGCCCTCGAAACTGCCGGAACCGGAGTACGCCCCCGCTCGACTCACTCGTTACCACCGGCCGTATCGTCCGCGAGAACGGTCCACCGCGCGCACCGAACGCCGAGTCGAAGAACAGACCTCGTTTCCGGGGAGAAAGGTCGGTTTCGCGTCCGACCAGTCCGAGCGTCGGACTACCACTAGTGTGCGAGTGTATCGGTGAACGGTTAAACAGTACCACTGTTTAAACGTTTCTGTTGAGTTCGTTTGAGGGTCGATCGTCCTCGACACATCGTCCGAGAGCGGTAGGGTGCATCGGAGCCAGGAGTGGACAGTCGTCGCTCCGGCGGAACCGGCTCTCACCCGAGACGCAGCCGAGTTCGAACGGCGTTCGAATCTCCCGAGGTGCGGAAAAACTGCCCGTTTCGGCCGACATTCGTGACGATTTCACCGGAAACGAGGTGTCTCTAGAGAACCGTTCGCACGGTCGGTCGGACGGTCCGGTGGAGGGGGAGAGCAGAGGGGCGTCCTTCCCACCCACCGCCGCGTCGGACGTTCACCGGAAACCCGGTGTGTGGGCCGCCACGCGTCCGCTTCGAGTACCCGCCCCGTCTCACCGGAAACGTGGTGTGTCTCCGCGCGCGGGTTCGACCGACGTTCGTCCCTCGGGGCAGGGTCGGGCCGACATCCACCGTCGACGACATTTCACCGGAAACCCGGTGTGATTCGCTCTCTCACCCGCGGACGAGAAGTCCGGTTCGACGCGACTTCACCGCGGGGAACTCGCCCGTTTCACCGGAAACCCGGTGTGAGCGACGTATCGGGTCGAACGCGCGGGAATCGAGGGGAGAGAGGGAAGAAAACGGGGGCGAGTCGAACGGAGACGAGAGGGGTCCGAATCTCGTCCGCAGCCGCCGACCCGACCGGAATGAACGCTTCCGGCGCGTTCACCGGAAACGTGGTGTGAACGGGCTCTCCGTCCCGGCCTCTTTCGCCCTGACCCTTCACCCCGCCCGACTCTACGCTCTACGCCCTGCCCACCCGACCCGGTTCTCACCGATCCTTGCGAACAATGCGCACGCCGTCAGTTCAATAACGTCTGACTGCGAACGGCCGACGATGACGTCCTCGGTGGTCGAACGAGCGGTCCGCGGGGGGAAGAAACTCGCGCGACGCGGACTCGCCCCGGTCGAACGAGCGTTCGCGGCGTCGCGGCGCGCCCTGCACTCCCTCCGACGGGACGTGACGGCGTGGGCGACGGAGTCGGACGACTCCGAGGAGGAGTGGACGCTGAAGCACTCTCGACGCACCGAGTCGAAGTGGGTGCGCGGCGACGAGACGGTCCGGTGTTTCCGGTTCGACGACGGGTACGTCTCGACGGTGGAGTACGAATCGCGGGGTGCGACGTGGCAACTGACGCCCGGACAGGTGCCGTTGTCGAACGCCCTCGCCATGGCGACGCTGTTTCTCCAACACGAGGTCACCCCCCAGATAGACCCCGAGGGGCGTCCGTTCGTCGGCGTGGGCGACGCGGGCCCGCGGCACGTCTTCGAGGAGATAGCGGACGAACCGGTCGAGTACGTCTACCTCGACGAACACCGGACGCTCGAGGAGTTCCC is part of the Halopelagius longus genome and encodes:
- a CDS encoding TATA-box-binding protein produces the protein MSGPADSIEIQNVVASTGIGQELDLEALADDLPGADFNPDNFPGLVYRTQDPKAAALIFRSGKIVCTGAKSIDDVHEALGIIFDKLRGLSIPVDEAPEITVQNIVSSADLGHNLNLNALAIGLGLEDVEYEPEQFPGLVYRMDEPKVVILLFGSGKIVITGGKRTDDAETAVEEIVKRIDNLGLLD
- a CDS encoding helix-turn-helix transcriptional regulator — translated: MTVREDVAFLVGSESRVSILRSLRDAPQRPTELADCCSCARETAQRTVSAFVERGWAEKVADDGEYALTPAGTMVANGYDDFESTVAVACDLSVFLSHVGDVAVDLDPDVLRGLNATTATKGDPHAAVNRLLEVMGTEPPESFYGITPIVSGIVNEGAEQIIGPDSTVELIIDESVLAVSASEYPEALDAAYELDQFELFVCPEELGFGLLIVDGHVLFGAYDEMGNLVACVDGTDERFVSWAEDVYARHREKSRRAAEATPPSDSAPDDDA
- a CDS encoding orc1/cdc6 family replication initiation protein, translated to MPNASDDLFTREDPIFANKELLEINHLPGEGRIVGRDDEISDLATAVNPAIFGQSPSNVLIYGKTGTGKSLCAKYVSQRLVETASEEDVKATFAYVDCAQDTTETQAVQTIADSVNQPEVTGIKVPDKGLSTSTYYKRLWRILDARYDVVLIILDEIDKLSDDDILMQLSRAGEAGKIDKCKLGVIGISNKIQYKDRMDERVKSSLCEREFVFPPYDANQLRDIMEARSDAFRDDVLDASTIPRAAALAAREHGDARKAIDILRYAGEIAQSTGASIVREEFVTQARQRAETDRFRELIRGSTPHSRYVLQALAILSLSNERKDGFRTSRVYEVYENICAGQGSDSLSLRRVRDLLKEHAFLDIIEQSKHSGGSAEGSYTKHQLLEDPSVVKDVLTENVERNSVES